One stretch of Candidatus Woesearchaeota archaeon DNA includes these proteins:
- a CDS encoding DNA helicase UvrD produces MFFIDLHIHSRYSRACSKDISIKNLSKYAKIKGLNLLGTGDFTHPEWTKELKQELVPAEDSGLDTSFGKGIYLSRDKFPFIFQTEISLIYTQDGKGRRIHNVIIAPDFETALQITDELKKRGRVDYDGRPIFKISCPDFVEMLRKISPDIEVIPAHIWTPYFSLFGEYNQFSKVEDCYKDQTKHIHSLETGMSSDPAMNYRLSQLDKYNLVSFSDIHSFWPWRIGREATILNLNKEISYKSILTALRTGENIIGTIETNPNYGIYHYTGHRNCNVCVDPVESKKLNQICPKCHQKMTIGVLERVEQLADRAPGFKPKTVKPFYNMIPLSEIISGIYDTGLATRKCWDIYNLLIEKFDNEFNILLNVSEEELAKVCDPKLVESIINVRHGKVNVKPGYDGLYGIPIFGDKEIIQKPLNIKSKTIPKLKEQKSLSEF; encoded by the coding sequence ATGTTTTTCATAGATTTACATATACATTCTAGGTATAGTAGAGCTTGTAGCAAAGATATTTCTATAAAAAATTTAAGTAAATATGCAAAAATCAAAGGTTTAAATCTTTTGGGTACAGGAGATTTTACTCATCCAGAATGGACAAAAGAATTAAAACAAGAATTAGTTCCTGCAGAAGACTCTGGATTAGATACTAGCTTTGGAAAAGGAATTTATTTATCAAGAGATAAATTTCCATTTATATTTCAAACAGAAATTTCTCTAATTTATACTCAAGATGGAAAAGGAAGAAGGATTCATAATGTCATTATTGCACCAGATTTTGAAACTGCACTACAAATTACAGATGAATTAAAAAAACGTGGACGTGTAGATTATGATGGTCGCCCAATTTTCAAAATATCCTGTCCAGATTTTGTAGAAATGCTAAGAAAAATTTCTCCAGATATAGAAGTTATTCCAGCACATATTTGGACACCTTATTTTTCTTTATTTGGAGAATATAATCAATTCTCAAAGGTAGAAGATTGTTATAAAGATCAAACAAAGCATATTCACTCTCTAGAAACTGGAATGTCTTCAGATCCTGCAATGAACTATAGATTGAGCCAATTAGATAAATATAATTTAGTTAGCTTTTCAGATATACATAGTTTTTGGCCATGGAGAATAGGCAGAGAAGCCACAATACTAAATCTCAACAAAGAAATCTCTTATAAATCAATATTAACTGCTTTAAGAACTGGAGAGAACATAATAGGAACTATAGAAACAAACCCTAATTACGGTATTTATCATTATACTGGACATAGAAATTGTAATGTTTGCGTTGATCCAGTTGAATCTAAAAAATTAAATCAAATCTGTCCAAAGTGTCATCAAAAAATGACAATAGGAGTTCTAGAAAGAGTAGAACAATTAGCAGACAGAGCGCCAGGATTTAAACCAAAAACTGTAAAACCTTTTTATAATATGATTCCTCTTTCAGAAATAATTTCTGGAATTTATGACACTGGCTTAGCAACTAGAAAATGTTGGGATATTTATAATCTACTGATTGAGAAATTTGATAATGAGTTTAATATTCTTTTAAATGTCTCAGAAGAAGAACTCGCAAAAGTATGTGACCCAAAATTAGTAGAATCTATTATTAATGTAAGGCACGGAAAAGTAAATGTTAAACCTGGTTATGATGGCTTATATGGAATTCCAATCTTTGGAGATAAAGAAATTATTCAGAAACCTCTTAATATAAAATCAAAAACAATTCCTAAACTTAAAGAACAAAAATCTTTATCTGAATTTTAA
- a CDS encoding RNA-protein complex protein Nop10, with product MTHIMKCTKCKVYTLETKCPKCKSETIRPLPPKYSPEDKYGEYRRKYKQAKNV from the coding sequence ATGACCCATATAATGAAGTGTACTAAATGTAAAGTTTATACGCTTGAGACTAAATGTCCTAAATGCAAGTCAGAAACAATAAGACCCTTACCTCCAAAATACTCTCCAGAGGATAAATATGGAGAATACAGAAGAAAGTATAAACAGGCAAAAAATGTTTGA
- a CDS encoding S1 RNA-binding domain-containing protein, with amino-acid sequence MFYKKKGLPEESEIVMCTVTKILFHSVFVTIDEYENLEGMIHISEIAPGRIRNLRDYIVEGKRIVCKVLKVDQIKKQIDLSLRRVNLSQKIEKTKLLKNEEKAYKIIEIIAKKFSLQPLEIYESTLKNLQGKFEYLNVFFQKIAEDNNLIKEAKLKKEVETELLKILKDKIKIPEVNIRAEADLQTYRADGIEHIKKAIISAKSKFTKEIEINYVGAPRYIVNITTKDYKAGEKILEEFSKALEQSFKPEKGDICSIKKI; translated from the coding sequence ATGTTCTATAAGAAGAAAGGTCTACCTGAAGAATCGGAAATTGTAATGTGCACAGTTACAAAGATATTATTTCATTCTGTTTTTGTTACAATTGATGAGTATGAAAACCTTGAAGGTATGATTCATATTTCTGAGATAGCTCCTGGAAGAATAAGAAACTTAAGAGATTATATTGTTGAAGGTAAAAGGATAGTATGTAAGGTTTTAAAAGTAGATCAAATAAAGAAGCAAATAGATTTATCGTTAAGAAGAGTTAATTTAAGTCAAAAAATAGAAAAAACAAAACTTCTTAAAAATGAAGAAAAAGCCTATAAAATAATTGAAATTATTGCTAAAAAGTTTAGTCTTCAACCTTTAGAAATTTATGAAAGTACTTTGAAAAATTTACAAGGCAAATTTGAATATCTAAATGTTTTCTTTCAAAAAATTGCCGAAGATAATAATCTTATAAAAGAAGCTAAATTGAAAAAAGAAGTTGAAACTGAGTTATTAAAAATTTTAAAAGATAAAATAAAAATACCTGAAGTAAATATTAGAGCAGAAGCAGATTTGCAAACCTATAGAGCAGATGGGATAGAACATATTAAAAAAGCAATTATATCTGCAAAATCCAAATTTACAAAGGAAATTGAAATAAATTATGTTGGTGCTCCAAGATATATTGTAAATATTACTACAAAGGATTACAAGGCTGGAGAAAAAATACTTGAAGAGTTTTCAAAAGCTCTTGAACAATCATTTAAACCTGAGAAAGGCGATATTTGCTCTATTAAAAAGATTTAA
- a CDS encoding PAC2 family protein, with product MENTEESINRQKMFEIKQIKDFGKLENPIVIEGLPGMGNVGKIALDFMIDELKAEKAYEIYSDSFPHSVFINEENLVELPKIEIFRKGNILFLTGDVQPSNEQACYEFCTKVLDLFEQLGVKEIITTGGIGLNDIPQNPKVYCTGNDKEIIKRYTSKYSKFNDKIHNVVGPIMGVSGLLIGLSKKRNIPAISFLSETFGHPTYLGINGAQEILKGLDSTLKLKLNLKKMEKEIKKMEKEIDSLYKPEKDEEKVEKIDKTQPKKLIAEEKFTQHTNKYIG from the coding sequence ATGGAGAATACAGAAGAAAGTATAAACAGGCAAAAAATGTTTGAAATAAAACAAATAAAGGATTTTGGAAAATTAGAGAATCCAATAGTTATTGAAGGTTTGCCTGGAATGGGTAATGTGGGTAAAATTGCTTTAGATTTTATGATTGATGAATTAAAAGCTGAAAAAGCTTATGAAATTTATTCTGATAGCTTTCCTCATTCAGTTTTTATAAATGAAGAAAACCTTGTTGAGCTTCCTAAGATTGAAATTTTTAGAAAAGGAAATATTTTATTTTTGACTGGAGATGTTCAGCCTTCAAACGAACAAGCATGTTATGAGTTTTGCACTAAGGTCCTTGATTTGTTTGAACAATTAGGTGTGAAAGAGATTATAACTACAGGTGGAATTGGTTTAAATGATATTCCTCAAAATCCTAAAGTTTATTGTACAGGTAATGACAAAGAAATAATTAAAAGATATACTTCTAAATATTCTAAGTTTAATGATAAAATACATAATGTTGTAGGACCAATAATGGGTGTTTCTGGCTTATTAATAGGCTTAAGTAAAAAAAGGAATATACCAGCAATTTCATTTTTATCTGAAACTTTTGGACATCCAACTTATTTAGGAATAAATGGGGCCCAAGAAATTTTAAAAGGTTTAGACAGCACATTAAAACTGAAACTTAATCTTAAGAAAATGGAAAAAGAAATTAAGAAAATGGAAAAAGAAATTGATAGCTTGTATAAACCTGAAAAAGATGAAGAAAAAGTTGAAAAAATTGATAAGACTCAACCAAAAAAATTAATTGCAGAAGAAAAGTTCACACAACACACAAATAAATATATTGGTTAA
- a CDS encoding 30S ribosomal protein S27e produces the protein MRKRKLEPDSKFIKVRCACKNEQIIFGKTSSLIKCLICNKPLAEPSGGKSKIKARIIEVLG, from the coding sequence ATGCGAAAAAGAAAATTAGAACCTGATTCAAAGTTTATAAAAGTTAGATGTGCATGTAAAAATGAACAAATAATTTTTGGAAAAACATCTTCATTAATCAAATGTTTAATTTGTAATAAGCCTTTGGCTGAGCCAAGTGGTGGAAAAAGTAAGATTAAAGCAAGAATCATTGAAGTTTTAGGATAA